In the genome of Carnobacterium viridans, one region contains:
- the smc gene encoding chromosome segregation protein SMC gives MQLKRIDIAGFKSFADKTTIEFHDGVTAVVGPNGSGKSNITEAIRWVLGEQSAKNLRGGRMNDVIFSGSDTRKPVNLAEVTLILENEDHFLPLDFSEISITRRLNRNGESEFYLNKQACRLKDIVDLFMDSGLGKESFSIISQGKVESIFNSKPEERRAIFEEAAGVLKYKTRKKKAEQKLTETEENLNRVQDIVYELEGQVEPLREQSSIAKDFLSYKEQLTEMDIALTVVEIERLKVKWDESKREMSSFEKNLVKKQLSLSDCETQLKHKRKQKAELTDEIEKTQQNLVETIQLFEQTDGQNNVLSERNKYATENLQQLEATKEQANQRVVQLEQQLEGIDESLAEKTKQERQLRSELLAVEKEALSLSGNSKETIESLRDEYVDLMQKETSLRNEQTYLERSSYQMAQKNLKSTASVKELEQTIEKITEDFTRIAEELTTTQQEIAQKLLFYQEKQASIQTKRQELEANETRMYDALKVVQQAKAKKESLKELNEDYAGFYQGVKEVLKRKKDIGGIIGAVAELIEVPKQAELAIDIALGAASQNIIVQDEQSGRKGIQYLKQKRIGRATFLPLTTIKARYLPTSVENKASSCDGFLGIASKLIAYPEAVSTVIQNLLGTTIVARDLSSANTIAREIQFKYRVVTLEGDVMNAGGSMTGGASKSGNQGSLFARKNELTNLTKQIAQMETTLTEKEIEVRTMKQIIKKEETTLNELRELGEKQRLKEQELKNQAETLEEKQIRLTRELKAVQYEYKEAKEEVESYELKKMELTESLQTVKKEMEHINHQILLASSQNEEREKNHTLVNEKQQQLRTRLAALKEQLLSLKKEQKAISSQLDEQQKEIATIISRMEQMTHFDGTHQMTKKELSDQLTQLSATKQTLENQLSKTKKEKALIEEQLNEIEQLTTQTNNQKHYLLEEKTKAEVLMNRTDVSIENRLTYLNEEYSMTFEAAKESHLLEVSLEEATRKVKLLKQSIEELGSVNLGAIEEFERVNERYSFLVDQREDLIEAKISLYTTMNEMDEEVKIRFSEVFEDIRLKFSDVFPQMFGGGSAELRLTDPKNLLTTGIEIIAQPPGKKLQQLSLLSGGERAFTAIALMFSIIQVRPVPFCILDEVEAALDEANVIRFGRYLKRFDGDTQFIVITHRKGTMEEANVLYGITMQESGVSKVVSVRLEEITEAHVGTT, from the coding sequence GTGCAATTAAAAAGAATAGACATCGCTGGTTTCAAATCATTTGCGGATAAAACAACAATTGAATTTCATGATGGTGTGACAGCTGTAGTAGGTCCAAACGGAAGTGGAAAAAGTAATATAACAGAAGCCATCCGTTGGGTTTTAGGTGAACAATCAGCAAAGAACCTACGTGGTGGAAGAATGAACGATGTTATTTTTTCAGGATCTGATACAAGAAAACCAGTCAATTTAGCTGAAGTTACGCTAATACTAGAAAATGAAGATCATTTTTTGCCTTTAGACTTTAGCGAAATAAGCATTACAAGACGATTGAATCGAAACGGTGAGAGTGAATTCTATTTGAATAAACAAGCTTGTCGTTTGAAAGATATTGTGGATCTTTTTATGGATTCGGGATTGGGAAAAGAATCTTTTTCGATTATTTCTCAAGGGAAAGTTGAAAGTATTTTCAACAGTAAACCAGAAGAAAGAAGAGCAATTTTTGAGGAAGCAGCCGGTGTACTAAAATACAAAACACGTAAGAAAAAAGCTGAACAAAAATTAACGGAAACCGAAGAAAATCTAAATCGTGTCCAAGATATTGTCTATGAACTGGAAGGGCAAGTTGAACCTTTGAGAGAACAAAGCAGTATAGCGAAAGACTTTTTATCTTACAAGGAACAATTAACCGAAATGGACATTGCTTTAACAGTTGTTGAAATCGAACGTTTGAAAGTGAAATGGGATGAAAGCAAACGCGAAATGAGTTCTTTTGAGAAAAACTTAGTTAAAAAGCAGCTAAGTTTATCCGATTGTGAAACGCAATTGAAGCACAAAAGGAAACAAAAAGCTGAATTGACTGATGAAATTGAAAAAACTCAACAAAATTTGGTTGAAACCATTCAATTATTTGAACAGACTGATGGTCAAAACAATGTTTTATCTGAACGCAATAAGTACGCCACTGAAAATCTGCAACAACTTGAAGCTACTAAAGAGCAAGCAAACCAAAGAGTGGTTCAATTAGAGCAACAATTAGAAGGAATCGATGAAAGCCTTGCTGAGAAAACAAAACAAGAACGACAATTAAGGTCAGAACTTTTAGCTGTTGAAAAAGAAGCTTTGTCTCTTTCTGGAAATTCAAAAGAAACAATTGAAAGTTTGCGAGATGAATATGTTGATTTAATGCAAAAAGAAACTAGTTTGCGCAATGAGCAAACCTATCTTGAGCGAAGCTCTTATCAAATGGCGCAAAAGAACTTAAAATCAACTGCATCAGTCAAGGAACTTGAACAAACGATTGAAAAAATTACAGAAGATTTCACACGTATTGCTGAAGAATTAACGACTACACAACAAGAGATTGCTCAGAAATTGTTGTTTTATCAAGAGAAACAAGCGAGCATTCAAACCAAACGACAAGAATTAGAAGCGAACGAGACACGTATGTATGACGCTTTAAAAGTTGTACAGCAGGCAAAAGCAAAAAAAGAAAGTCTAAAAGAATTAAATGAAGATTATGCTGGTTTTTATCAAGGGGTAAAAGAAGTTTTGAAGCGTAAAAAAGACATTGGTGGAATTATCGGAGCCGTTGCTGAATTGATTGAAGTACCCAAACAAGCTGAGTTAGCTATTGATATTGCACTCGGTGCAGCAAGTCAAAATATTATCGTTCAAGATGAGCAAAGTGGACGTAAAGGTATCCAATATTTAAAACAAAAACGTATTGGTCGAGCAACATTTTTACCTTTAACCACAATAAAAGCTCGTTATCTGCCAACGTCTGTAGAAAATAAGGCTAGCAGTTGTGATGGTTTCTTAGGGATTGCAAGTAAATTGATTGCTTATCCTGAAGCTGTTTCAACAGTTATACAAAATTTATTGGGAACAACCATTGTTGCCAGAGATTTGTCCTCTGCTAATACCATTGCACGTGAAATTCAATTTAAGTACCGTGTAGTGACTCTTGAAGGCGATGTGATGAATGCCGGGGGTTCAATGACTGGTGGAGCGAGTAAGTCTGGTAATCAAGGGAGTCTATTTGCTCGGAAAAATGAATTAACAAATTTAACTAAGCAAATCGCTCAAATGGAAACAACCTTGACAGAAAAAGAAATAGAAGTTCGCACGATGAAACAAATAATAAAAAAAGAAGAAACAACCTTAAACGAATTACGTGAACTTGGAGAAAAACAACGCTTGAAAGAACAAGAATTAAAAAATCAAGCGGAAACATTAGAAGAAAAACAAATTCGGTTAACCAGAGAGTTAAAAGCTGTCCAATACGAATACAAAGAAGCAAAAGAAGAAGTAGAATCCTATGAGTTGAAAAAAATGGAGTTAACGGAATCTTTGCAAACGGTCAAAAAAGAAATGGAACACATCAATCATCAGATTTTACTAGCTTCTTCTCAAAATGAAGAGCGTGAAAAAAATCATACATTGGTTAATGAAAAGCAACAGCAACTACGAACGAGATTGGCTGCTTTAAAAGAGCAATTGCTTAGTTTGAAAAAAGAACAAAAAGCGATTTCGAGTCAATTAGATGAACAACAAAAAGAGATTGCGACCATTATTAGCCGTATGGAACAAATGACGCATTTTGATGGTACACATCAGATGACAAAAAAAGAATTAAGCGATCAGTTAACGCAATTATCAGCTACAAAGCAGACGCTAGAAAACCAATTATCAAAAACAAAAAAAGAAAAAGCGCTTATTGAAGAGCAACTGAATGAGATTGAACAATTAACGACACAAACGAATAATCAAAAGCATTATCTGTTAGAAGAAAAGACAAAAGCTGAAGTTTTAATGAATCGTACAGATGTTTCAATTGAAAACCGCTTAACTTATTTAAATGAAGAATACAGTATGACTTTTGAAGCGGCTAAAGAAAGCCATTTGCTTGAGGTTTCTTTAGAAGAAGCGACACGTAAAGTAAAACTTCTGAAACAAAGTATTGAAGAGCTGGGTTCTGTTAATCTCGGTGCTATCGAAGAATTTGAACGTGTGAATGAGCGGTATTCTTTCCTTGTGGATCAACGTGAAGATTTGATAGAAGCAAAAATTAGTTTATATACCACGATGAATGAAATGGATGAAGAAGTGAAGATTCGTTTTTCTGAAGTGTTTGAAGATATTCGATTGAAATTTTCCGATGTTTTTCCGCAGATGTTTGGCGGAGGATCAGCTGAATTACGGTTAACAGATCCTAAAAACTTGTTAACGACAGGTATTGAAATCATCGCTCAGCCTCCTGGGAAAAAACTACAGCAGTTAAGTCTCTTATCTGGAGGTGAAAGAGCATTTACAGCGATTGCTCTAATGTTTTCTATTATACAAGTCCGACCAGTACCTTTTTGTATTTTAGATGAAGTTGAAGCTGCACTAGATGAGGCTAACGTCATCCGATTTGGACGATATTTAAAGCGATTTGATGGAGATACTCAGTTTATCGTCATTACTCATCGTAAAGGAACAATGGAAGAAGCGAATGTTCTTTATGGCATAACCATGCAAGAATCTGGTGTCTCTAAAGTTGTCTCAGTTCGTTTAGAAGAAATAACAGAAGCTCATGTGGGAACAACCTAG
- a CDS encoding Cof-type HAD-IIB family hydrolase: MIKLVAIDLDGTLLNGKHGISDENKEAIKQAKEQGVKVVLCTGRPLLGMIAYLEELNLREAGDYGITYNGGLVQRTDTGEVLSKTTLTKAETEEIFKLSKQINLPCNFIDLEKIYEPPYPKGRESLYPTVMSALPYVPIAMEEVPEDIAINKTVFCYAQMDLDEAIKNIPVHFYKKYTIMKSRPILLELMPKGVDKGSGIAVLADLLGFKASEVMALGDEANDAAMIEYAGVGVAMGNATDDIKSMAQYITKTNEEHGVAHAFQKFVLN, encoded by the coding sequence ATGATTAAATTAGTTGCAATTGATTTGGATGGAACATTATTAAATGGAAAACATGGCATATCGGATGAAAATAAAGAAGCAATCAAACAAGCAAAAGAACAAGGTGTGAAAGTAGTCCTTTGTACCGGCCGCCCATTGTTAGGAATGATCGCCTATTTAGAAGAGTTGAATTTAAGAGAAGCTGGAGATTATGGCATTACTTACAATGGTGGACTAGTACAACGTACAGATACTGGTGAAGTGTTATCTAAGACAACACTGACAAAAGCCGAAACAGAAGAAATTTTTAAATTAAGCAAACAAATTAATCTCCCTTGTAACTTCATTGATTTAGAAAAAATTTATGAACCTCCATACCCTAAAGGGAGAGAATCGCTCTATCCAACAGTTATGTCAGCATTGCCATATGTTCCAATAGCAATGGAAGAAGTACCAGAAGATATTGCCATTAATAAAACAGTGTTTTGTTACGCTCAAATGGATTTAGATGAAGCCATCAAAAACATCCCCGTTCATTTTTATAAAAAATATACGATAATGAAATCTCGACCAATACTATTAGAGCTAATGCCTAAGGGTGTAGATAAAGGCAGTGGAATAGCTGTTTTAGCTGATTTACTAGGTTTTAAAGCATCAGAGGTAATGGCATTGGGAGATGAAGCGAATGATGCAGCAATGATTGAATATGCAGGTGTGGGAGTAGCCATGGGAAATGCTACGGATGACATTAAATCGATGGCTCAGTACATTACCAAAACAAATGAAGAACATGGTGTGGCACATGCCTTTCAAAAATTTGTACTCAATTAA
- the ftsY gene encoding signal recognition particle-docking protein FtsY — translation MGLFDKIKKAFTGEEKVETTEVTEKYEKGLEKTRKTFSQRMNELFANFRTVDEDFFDELEEVLIGADVGFEATMEITDALRQEVKLKNAKASNEVQQVIIEKMVEIYEKGDTEKPEVHINPDGLTVILVVGVNGVGKTTTIGKMAHLYQQEGKKVLLAAGDTFRAGAIEQLHVWGERVGVEVVSGKAGGDPAAVVFDAIKEAKRQEADILFVDTAGRLQNKVNLMNELEKMKRIIEREIPGGPHEVLLVLDATTGQNAMNQAKQFKQTTNVTGIVLTKLDGTAKGGIVLAIRKELDIPVKFVGLGESMDDLQLFDPNEYIYGLFSELIQQSI, via the coding sequence ATGGGATTATTCGACAAAATAAAAAAAGCTTTTACAGGTGAAGAGAAAGTTGAAACCACAGAAGTAACTGAAAAATATGAAAAAGGGCTTGAGAAAACGAGGAAAACATTTTCTCAACGCATGAATGAATTGTTTGCTAATTTTAGAACAGTCGATGAAGACTTCTTTGATGAACTTGAGGAAGTTTTAATTGGAGCAGATGTTGGTTTTGAAGCGACAATGGAAATCACAGACGCTTTACGTCAAGAAGTAAAATTGAAAAATGCAAAAGCTTCAAATGAAGTTCAACAAGTGATTATTGAAAAAATGGTTGAAATTTATGAAAAAGGGGATACTGAAAAGCCGGAAGTTCATATAAATCCTGATGGGTTAACCGTGATTTTAGTGGTTGGTGTAAACGGTGTAGGGAAAACCACAACCATCGGAAAAATGGCTCATCTTTACCAACAAGAAGGAAAAAAGGTACTCTTAGCAGCTGGCGATACTTTCAGGGCCGGTGCGATAGAACAGTTGCATGTTTGGGGTGAGCGTGTTGGCGTAGAAGTAGTCAGTGGTAAAGCTGGCGGTGATCCAGCAGCTGTAGTGTTTGATGCAATTAAAGAAGCTAAACGACAAGAAGCGGATATTTTATTCGTAGATACAGCTGGACGTTTACAAAACAAAGTAAACCTGATGAATGAGTTAGAAAAAATGAAACGTATTATAGAACGTGAAATACCAGGTGGTCCACATGAGGTGTTGCTTGTATTAGATGCTACAACTGGACAAAATGCGATGAATCAAGCTAAACAATTTAAACAAACGACTAATGTAACTGGAATCGTATTGACTAAATTGGATGGTACAGCAAAAGGTGGAATTGTTTTAGCTATTCGTAAAGAGTTGGACATTCCTGTGAAATTTGTTGGATTAGGTGAAAGCATGGATGACTTGCAGCTATTTGATCCAAATGAATATATTTATGGATTATTCAGCGAATTAATTCAACAGTCGATTTAA
- a CDS encoding PTS transporter subunit EIIC — translation MKDKIFEGLQKMGKTFMLPIALLPVAGLLLGIGSSFTGDSFVSLYDLEWLLGEGTVLYGILTVLKDCGTIVFDNLPLLFAVGVALGMAKAAKEVAALSAVVAYFMMYASLTSTITNFGNIEKLQQTPGLIASVLSFDATMNTGVFGGIIMGLIVAALHNRFYKIELPDALSFFSGTRFIPIVSAFAAVIVGMFLAFIWPYAGAGIAWLGSVVAELGYIGTFLYGFIYRALIPLGLHHVFYLPFWQTALGGTAEINGTIVEGAQNIVFSQLRNGQVVDPEAAKFFSGMFPFMIFGFPAAAYAMYQTAKPERKKDVKGLMMSSSLTSIFTGITEPLEFSFLFASPFLYFGVHCVLAAFSFVIMHFLNVGVGLTFSGGLLDFVLYGILPGQGITNWIPVVLVGIVYALVYYFVFRFFITKFDLKTPGREDEVAESKMYTKADYQAKKAGGTTSNEPVQDEMSHDIIEGLGGKANLVDVDNCATRLRVTIKDGQLVDQAKLKSTGAAGVVVKGNSAQVIYGPKVSNIKSNIDEYLASSTSNASASPVKPSNPADEMSADIIEGLGGEENLIDVDNCATRLRVTVKDGQLVDQAKLKSTGAAGVVVKGTSAQVIYGPKVANIKLNIEEYRNGKL, via the coding sequence GTGAAAGATAAAATTTTTGAAGGTCTGCAAAAAATGGGTAAAACCTTTATGCTGCCTATTGCATTACTTCCAGTAGCAGGTTTGCTATTAGGAATAGGGTCATCTTTTACTGGAGATTCATTTGTAAGTCTATATGACTTAGAGTGGTTACTAGGGGAAGGTACTGTTTTATACGGTATTTTAACAGTGTTAAAAGATTGTGGAACGATTGTGTTTGATAATTTACCACTGCTCTTTGCAGTTGGGGTTGCTTTAGGAATGGCTAAAGCTGCCAAAGAAGTTGCGGCTTTATCAGCTGTTGTAGCGTACTTTATGATGTATGCATCTTTAACAAGTACCATTACAAACTTTGGAAATATAGAAAAGTTGCAACAAACACCAGGTTTAATTGCTTCGGTACTTAGTTTTGATGCCACAATGAATACAGGTGTATTTGGCGGAATCATTATGGGATTAATCGTTGCTGCCTTGCACAATCGCTTTTATAAAATTGAATTACCAGACGCTTTATCGTTCTTTTCTGGAACGCGTTTCATACCAATCGTATCAGCATTTGCAGCTGTAATCGTAGGAATGTTTCTTGCATTTATCTGGCCATATGCGGGTGCCGGGATTGCATGGTTAGGTTCAGTTGTAGCTGAACTTGGGTACATTGGAACTTTCTTGTATGGTTTTATTTATCGTGCATTGATTCCATTAGGTTTACATCACGTATTTTATCTTCCTTTCTGGCAGACAGCACTTGGGGGAACGGCTGAAATTAATGGAACAATTGTTGAAGGAGCTCAAAACATTGTTTTTTCTCAACTGAGAAATGGACAAGTTGTGGATCCTGAAGCGGCTAAATTCTTCTCTGGAATGTTCCCATTCATGATTTTTGGTTTTCCAGCAGCAGCATATGCTATGTATCAAACGGCCAAACCAGAACGTAAAAAAGATGTTAAGGGACTTATGATGTCTTCTTCATTAACGTCAATTTTTACAGGAATTACAGAACCGCTTGAATTTTCATTTTTATTTGCTTCACCGTTCTTATACTTCGGAGTACATTGTGTATTAGCTGCATTCTCATTTGTAATTATGCACTTCTTGAATGTGGGAGTAGGGTTGACTTTCTCAGGTGGCTTACTTGACTTTGTATTGTATGGTATCTTACCAGGACAAGGAATAACCAACTGGATACCAGTTGTCTTAGTAGGAATTGTTTATGCGCTAGTTTACTATTTTGTTTTCCGTTTCTTTATTACAAAATTCGATTTGAAAACACCAGGTCGCGAAGATGAAGTAGCTGAATCAAAAATGTATACAAAAGCAGATTACCAAGCTAAAAAAGCTGGTGGAACTACATCTAATGAACCCGTTCAAGATGAAATGTCACATGATATTATAGAAGGACTGGGTGGAAAAGCAAATTTAGTCGATGTTGACAATTGTGCAACACGCTTAAGAGTAACGATCAAAGATGGTCAGTTGGTTGATCAAGCTAAGTTAAAATCAACTGGTGCAGCTGGAGTCGTTGTAAAAGGAAATAGTGCCCAAGTTATTTATGGACCAAAAGTTTCAAATATTAAATCAAATATAGATGAATATTTAGCTAGCTCAACAAGTAACGCATCTGCATCTCCTGTTAAACCTTCTAATCCTGCTGATGAAATGTCTGCAGATATTATTGAAGGACTTGGCGGAGAAGAAAATCTAATCGATGTTGACAATTGTGCAACACGCTTAAGAGTTACTGTTAAAGATGGTCAATTAGTTGATCAAGCTAAATTAAAATCAACTGGTGCAGCTGGAGTTGTTGTCAAAGGTACTAGTGCTCAAGTCATTTATGGACCAAAAGTAGCAAACATTAAATTAAATATTGAAGAATACCGTAATGGTAAACTTTAA
- a CDS encoding putative DNA-binding protein, giving the protein MEIEKTNQMNALFDFYGSLLTDKQKSYMQLYYADDFSLGEIAEEFEVSRQAIYDNIRRTENSLIEYEKKLHLLEDFNTTKAVIEDMSSYIKSHYPKDEVLEQFIELLKKDRDEK; this is encoded by the coding sequence TTGGAAATTGAAAAAACAAATCAAATGAACGCCTTGTTCGATTTCTATGGCTCTTTATTGACGGACAAACAAAAAAGTTATATGCAATTATATTATGCAGATGATTTTTCTCTGGGTGAGATTGCAGAAGAATTTGAAGTTAGTCGTCAAGCAATTTACGATAACATCAGGCGAACTGAAAACAGCTTAATCGAGTATGAAAAAAAACTACATTTATTAGAAGATTTCAATACAACAAAAGCCGTCATAGAGGACATGTCTAGTTACATTAAAAGTCATTATCCAAAAGATGAGGTACTAGAACAGTTTATTGAGTTATTAAAAAAAGACAGAGATGAGAAATAA
- the ffh gene encoding signal recognition particle protein: MAFEGLTERLQNAMTKMRRKGKVSEADVKEMMREVRLALLEADVNFKVVKDFVKTVSARAVGSEVLDSLSPGQQVIKIVNEELTELMGGEQATIQIAPKAPTVVMMVGLQGAGKTTTAGKLASYLRKNQNKRPLLIAADIYRPAAIQQLETIGKQLDVPVFSMGDQVSPVEIARQGIEKAKAEHLDFVLIDTAGRLQIDETLMQELSDIKETAQPTEIFLVVDAMTGQEAANVASSFNEQLDITGVILTKLDGDTRGGAALSIRAVTGKPIKFTGSGEKLDALEPFYPDRMANRILGMGDMLTLIEKAQEDFDEKKSEEMMTKLRENSFDFNDFIEQMDQVSNMGPMEDLLKMIPGMSNVPGLDKLQIDPKDTARMKAIVLSMTPQERENPDLLSQSRRRRIARGSARPIAEVNRLIKQFNESKKMMSQMSKGNMNGMENLFGQGAKGKLGKMAMNSMVRKNKKKMKKKNKKSRK; encoded by the coding sequence ATGGCATTTGAAGGTTTAACTGAACGTCTCCAAAATGCAATGACAAAAATGCGTCGTAAAGGGAAAGTATCAGAAGCTGATGTAAAAGAAATGATGAGAGAAGTACGTTTAGCTTTATTAGAAGCTGACGTTAACTTTAAAGTTGTAAAAGATTTTGTTAAAACGGTGAGTGCTCGTGCAGTAGGTTCTGAAGTATTGGACAGCCTTTCTCCTGGACAACAAGTCATTAAAATTGTTAATGAAGAATTGACCGAGTTGATGGGTGGAGAACAAGCCACAATTCAAATAGCACCTAAAGCACCTACAGTTGTCATGATGGTTGGTTTGCAAGGGGCAGGTAAAACGACTACAGCTGGTAAATTAGCTAGCTATTTACGCAAAAATCAAAACAAACGACCTTTATTGATTGCTGCCGATATCTATCGTCCAGCAGCAATTCAACAATTGGAAACCATTGGTAAGCAATTAGACGTTCCTGTATTTTCTATGGGAGATCAAGTCAGTCCAGTTGAAATTGCAAGACAAGGGATTGAAAAAGCAAAAGCAGAACACTTAGATTTCGTGTTGATTGATACTGCTGGTCGTTTACAAATTGATGAAACATTGATGCAAGAGTTAAGCGATATTAAAGAAACGGCACAGCCAACAGAAATTTTCTTAGTTGTTGATGCAATGACTGGGCAAGAAGCTGCAAATGTTGCTTCATCTTTTAATGAACAATTAGATATCACCGGTGTCATCTTAACGAAATTAGATGGAGATACTCGTGGAGGAGCAGCCCTTTCTATCCGTGCTGTCACTGGTAAACCTATTAAATTTACAGGTTCTGGTGAAAAACTAGATGCTTTAGAACCCTTCTACCCAGATCGTATGGCCAACCGTATTTTAGGTATGGGAGATATGTTAACTCTGATTGAAAAGGCTCAAGAAGATTTTGACGAAAAGAAATCAGAAGAAATGATGACAAAATTACGTGAAAATAGTTTTGACTTTAATGATTTCATTGAACAAATGGATCAAGTCAGCAATATGGGGCCGATGGAAGACCTTTTAAAAATGATTCCAGGCATGAGCAATGTTCCTGGATTAGATAAACTTCAAATCGATCCAAAAGATACTGCTCGAATGAAAGCTATTGTTTTGTCTATGACACCGCAAGAGAGAGAAAATCCTGATCTTTTATCTCAAAGCCGACGTCGCAGGATTGCTCGAGGATCAGCTCGTCCAATAGCCGAGGTCAATCGATTGATCAAGCAATTTAATGAATCGAAAAAAATGATGAGTCAAATGTCTAAAGGAAATATGAACGGTATGGAAAATCTGTTTGGGCAAGGTGCAAAAGGCAAGCTTGGAAAAATGGCTATGAATTCTATGGTTCGTAAAAACAAGAAAAAAATGAAGAAAAAGAATAAAAAAAGTCGCAAATAA
- the rpsP gene encoding 30S ribosomal protein S16, translated as MAVKIRLKRMGSKRNPFYRIVVADSRSPRDGRFIETVGTYNPVVNPAEVKVDEEAVLKWLANGAQPSDTIRNILSKEGIMKKFHESKNIK; from the coding sequence ATGGCAGTAAAAATTCGTTTAAAACGCATGGGATCTAAAAGAAATCCTTTTTACCGTATCGTAGTTGCAGATTCACGTTCTCCACGTGATGGACGTTTCATCGAAACTGTAGGAACATACAACCCAGTTGTTAATCCAGCAGAAGTAAAAGTGGACGAAGAAGCAGTATTAAAATGGTTAGCAAATGGTGCTCAACCTTCTGATACAATTCGTAACATCCTTTCAAAAGAAGGCATTATGAAAAAATTCCATGAATCAAAAAACATTAAATAA
- a CDS encoding KH domain-containing protein — MADIKDLILTVVSPLVSHPDELTIDVVETEEFLEYQLSVHPDDVGRVIGKKGRVAKAIRTIVYSVRVLGPKRVRLTIANS, encoded by the coding sequence ATGGCTGACATAAAAGATTTAATTCTTACAGTTGTAAGTCCTCTTGTAAGTCATCCTGATGAGTTGACAATTGATGTAGTAGAAACTGAAGAGTTTTTAGAATATCAATTGTCTGTTCACCCTGATGATGTTGGACGAGTAATTGGAAAAAAAGGTCGCGTAGCAAAAGCTATTCGTACAATTGTTTACAGTGTTAGAGTTCTTGGACCCAAACGTGTAAGATTGACAATTGCCAATAGCTAA
- the rimM gene encoding ribosome maturation factor RimM (Essential for efficient processing of 16S rRNA), protein MKTLYNVGKIVNTQGIKGEVRVISKTDFPEERYKKGSTLSLFQDGKLVTDLTVASHRKHKNFDILSFENHPNINDVEKYRDGILKVSEDRLTELPQNEFYLHQIVGLTVQDEEKNTIGKISEVMSPGANDVWVIERPKKKDLLIPYIEEVVLDVDLENQLVTIHMMEGLDD, encoded by the coding sequence ATGAAAACATTGTACAATGTAGGAAAAATTGTTAACACACAAGGGATAAAAGGTGAAGTTCGAGTTATTTCAAAAACTGACTTTCCCGAAGAAAGATACAAAAAAGGGTCTACGTTATCCTTATTTCAAGATGGTAAGTTAGTAACGGATTTAACTGTTGCAAGCCATCGTAAACACAAAAACTTTGATATCCTATCTTTTGAAAACCACCCAAATATCAATGATGTAGAAAAATACCGTGATGGCATCCTAAAAGTTAGCGAAGACCGCTTAACAGAATTACCACAAAATGAATTCTATTTGCATCAAATTGTTGGATTGACTGTACAAGACGAAGAAAAAAATACTATTGGAAAAATCAGTGAAGTAATGTCACCTGGTGCTAATGATGTATGGGTAATTGAACGTCCGAAAAAGAAAGATCTGCTGATTCCATATATTGAAGAAGTCGTATTAGATGTTGATTTAGAAAACCAACTGGTGACGATTCATATGATGGAAGGATTAGATGATTAA